AAAGGGCAAAAAGCAAGCTGGCTGTCATCACCGGCAATGTGGTAATGGGTGCCGCCTGATGCAGAGACCAGGGGAAACATTGATAATCCCTTATCAAATGCAAAGATACACGCATCTTTATAACGCCGAAACTGAGCTGCAATCATGGCCAACAAAACGGATTTACCCGCTCCGGTAGGGCCAAAAATCAGGGTATGGCCTAAATCTCCGATGTGCAGATTCAACCGGAAAGGAGTTGCGCCGTCTGTAGCGGCATACATAAGTGGTGGAGAACCAGGCGGGTAAAAAGGGCATGGGGCTGCGGCAGATCCGGCATAAATTGTTGACAAGGGTAAAATGTCGGCAAGATTCAGGCTGTGCAAAATAATGCGGCGCAGGTTGGAATAATTGTTGGCCGGATGGGTTCCAAGCCAGCCTTCCAGGGCGTTAAGGGTTTCTACCCGGGCTGCAAAGCCTTGGGATAAAACCACTTTCCGGATATCCCTGGTTTGCGTCTGCAACAACTCTTTGTCTTCATTCAACAGAATGATGTTTCCGGAAAAATAACCAAACCCCACAAACCCGGATTGATTAATTAAGTAGGCTTCCTCCGCATCTTCGGCCATCAGGGCGGCATCTTTGTTTGGCTTTGCCTTGGCGTTATTCAAAAGTTTGTCAAAGAAACCAATGATTTTTTGAGACCAGCCCTTCCGGTAATTTTCTATCTGCTGCAAGGCTGTCCATTGATCCATACAGATATAACGGGTGTTAAACCGGTACGGTATAGACAAACTGTCTAACCCGGACAGCATCATTGGGTAAGATTCTGCAGGAAAACCATCAATGGCAACGACACTTATATATTTATCCGCGATTTTCGGGACTATGCCGCCTGTGACATCTTGGGAAGATAAAAGATAATCAAGATACATAGGAATTTTCGGCAATTTTATTTTGTGGCGTTCCCCCGTGACAATAAAGTTGATAATTTCCAAAAGTTCTGAATATATGCAATTTTGGGAGAATGTATCCTTGAGTTTTTGAAGCCGAAAAGATAACGAAAGTCTATCCTCTATTTCGACCAAATTATCTTGAAAGGTTTTTAATGCCTTAACACCGGGATCATCACCTTTTTTTCTCTGGTGTTCACCCTTTTCTTCTGTATATAAAAAGGAATCCATTTTCTGCGCGGATATATCCGGCTTCCAGGTGATAAAAAGATAATGAGTTGTGCGAAAATGCTTTCCTTTCTTAAAATAGATCCGCCGTTCATCATCAATGGCCCTGGTGATCTTGTCAGGAAAATGATTTTCATTTTTATCAGGATAATAATCTTCCGGGCTCCGGATGCAGTCAAAGTGCAGGGTGAAGCCATCGCCTAAATTTTTCAAAGATGCAGAGATTGAAGTTGAAAAGTTTTCTAATTCCGTATCAGTTGAGCTGTCCGTGTCCCGGGTTGTTATTTCATAGCCCACCAGGAACGAACCGTTTTTACAAAGGATAATCCCATTGTCCGCCATCACGGCATACTGCAAAAGACTTTGCATGCCCTTCTCTTTTCTGCTCATGGCATTGTAATGGATGGATTTATGGGGTAACTGTGGGCTGTCTTTGGCCGGATAAAATTTTTTGTGCCGCACATGCTGACGGAAGACCTTTGAAAGGATCGGCTCATTTTTATTTGCCTTCCTGGCCAGGGCAAAACCCACCGACAGAATTATCAGACCGATCAGTATCTGCCATGGGCGGTTGCCGCTGGATACAATCAGCACACCAGCGGCTATTCCTATCGGGAAAAGCAAATCCCGTTCTATACCCATGATCAGGTCTGCACGGTGCAGCGAACGATGTATTGAGATCCGTCTCATTAGATTAATGCTCCACTGCCGAATGTGAACAGCGTATCAATGATCGGTTCGGCCAGGGCCAGCACCGAGATGATACAGACCACTACCAGGAATCCCTTTGTCATGCCGTCCAGGTCGTCTTTCTTGAACCACATTACAAAAGCGGCAGCCAGAATCATCAGTATCGCAACAGACTTGGCCCATGGCCCGCGTAAGGTTTCCATCAAGGTTTCTGCCGGTGTTTCAAACTCTGAAATTGTTGATGCAAAAGCAGAATCAACAAATGTAATAACGCCAAAAAAAAGAAAGGCTGCCATAAGCAAGGGTAAATACTTTTTCATTTCTAAAACTCCTCTTCAAATAATCAATTGAATTGACAGACCGATAATGATGCCGAAAAGCACGGCTATCGCTATATTCAGAGCATTTGTTCTTTTGTTCACCTCCTTGATTTTTTCTTTAAATTTTTCTGCAAGAATTTCTTGCTGGTCAGAAAGTCTTTGTGAGTATTCTTCGGCCATAAGTTCACACACAGTGGCAACGATCCAGACAGGATCATTGTCGCTCACTGTCATTTTGTGCCTTTTGGCTATTTCTGCCTGAATTTTGTTTTTCATTCCTGCTGTTCCTGGGCCTCAATGATCAGACCGGATTCATCCAGGATGTTCCAGATTTCATCCCTGGCGATTTTAAGCCGCTGTTTGGCCATGATGTTGAATTTGCCGGAATTGATTGCCTGGGCAAATGTCAGGCGGGATTTAAGCATCAGCTCCAGATCATAGCCAAAGGTCTCTTTTTTATACGTGGGCAAAACAATAGCGGTGCCGCCCTGGTCCCAATTGGCTTTTGCCAGTTTGTGGTTGTCAAAATCAATTTGGCCGAAGAAAGGGTTTACCCATATTGTTATGGGGGTGTCCGGAAAACCGTTCATCAGAGAGGCAAGGCCTTGGATGGTATCTCCCTCGGCTTGGCCGCCAGTGATCAAGGTATGCAGCGTAAGGTTGTGGCCGCTGTCTTTTAGAAACTCGGCAACATTATTTTCCGACATGTAAGCAGCCAGGGGAACAAATGTGCTGGCACCGCTGTCAATGACAGCGAAAGCTTTATCCGGCAACTGAAGTAACTTTTCTATCATAGTGTCGAACAACCGACTGTTGATGGAATCTCCTTCCATGATTTCAATTTTTGTTGCTTTTAATGATGCATAAGCTGTCAGGGTTGCATTAACCGGATCAGCATCAAAACATCCGACTAACTGATCTCTATCGAGCAAATACTGACTTAACAGACTGGCTGTAAAACTTTTCCCAACACCGCCCTTGCCCTGCAAGATCATATTTATAGCTGCCATTTTTTTATCCTTTTAATTGGTTATGGATGCAGCTTGCTTTGCAGCATCCGGATTTATCACCCAGGCACATGGCATACATGGTGCCCCAGGCCAACATTATGATTTTTTGAAAATCCCTTTTGGAAACTTTGGTGAAATCTTCAAACTGGTGAGTTTTTTTGAAATTATTAAACAAAGATTCATAATTTATTCTGTCATCGTAATAGGCCATGAAATCAAACAGGCCCCTTAAAGGCTGTAATTCTTCCTCAGTACAAAGGTCTATAAAATCATTCTGCAGCATGTTCATGCCTGACCAGATGTATTCCATGGCATTTTCATAACTTGAAGTTGTAATGCCTTTCAGATTTGCTATCTGCATGTAGGCACATAGCTCAGCTTCGAGTTTTTCAGCAGAGGTATTTTCAATCCATGCCCAGATGGAAATTAAACCTTTGAGGGCAAGCATCTTTTTTTCTGGAACAGCAGTCCGCTGAAACCGAGGGGTCGCATCAGGAACCGGCTGCAGTTGGATAGTCTCCACCTGGATTCTTTTGGAATTGACAGCCTTTAACTGCTCATATGCTTTTAACTGCGCTGCCCTGGCGGCCTGACTGCGCAGAATTTGCCCCATCATGCCGAGGCCGGCCAAGGTGATCCCGTAACCATCCTCTCTTGGGCCGTGATCTGCTACATGGCTCATTTGAATAAAATTCTCTGCCTTGAATGCAGCGGGAATATCGAGATAATGAATTTTTGTTGCAAGGGCATTGTGGGGTTGATCAATTTCTTGTGCCAATTTCAAGCTTGAAATACCGAACTCGCCGGTGGGCAATAAGATTGTCAGATCGCTTTCTATTGGTATTTGTAACGCGGCTTTTAAATATAATTTGTCTTTTTGAGCTCTTTCCATGGCGTTAAAAGCTTCAATGTATTTAATTTTCCACGCCATCGCTCTTTTGCCTGTAAAACCCATAACAAGCAAAACAAAACCATCCCGGGTCATATTAAAAGCTGGTCGTTCCTCGCCTTTTGCATCGATATATTTAACGTCCTCAAAATTGAGGGCGTTAAAATCTTCTGGTATTTCAAGTCTTTGAATTGTTCTGATAATATTATCATGTCTTTTTTTGAAATGTTCTGCGACCATCATCGAGGATACCGTTAATTTTCCGTTTATCTCTGTAATGTTGATGTTTTGTTTCTCTATTTCCATGTCCATCGTCAAACTCCCCCAAAATTAAATACTCTATTTTAGGACGGCTCAAAATTGAGCCATCCTAAATAAATCAATAATAACAAGTGGTTATTGATGCCTCTTAATTAGGTTAAACGGTTCTTCATTTTCTTTTTCTTCCATAATAGAGTTAGTTGTATTTTCAATTGGGTACGGATCATTCGAATGGCTGAACTTTCCCTTTTTTGAACCGAAACTTTGCCCTATGGTTTTTCGGGCTTTTGAAGTCTTCTTTTTTCGAGAGAAAGGGGATTTCTGGTCGTAGTTATCAACTATTTTCACCCAGGCTTTGTATGACATTGTGATTTTTTCCTGGGCCACGAAATAATCAAAAACTGTTTTTTTGGTGTAACCCTGGTCCAGCAACTGCCTGGCTTCACTGTGGACTGCCAAATATTGGCTTTTACATGTCGGTTTTAAATTCATTTTAAAGCCTTATTTATATCGAGTTTATGGTGTTTTCTGACGTTATACTGGCGGCAGATTTCTGTGAAATTGGCATAGCTGGTACTCCATTTACCTTGCTTTTTAAGCATTCTATGAATTCGGGCCTTGGAGTATCCCTTGTTTAAAAGCACAAGAATTTCATGCTTGTTGGCGTGGAACTCAATTTCTCGGTCTTGGGTTGATTTAGGCCCGGTTTTCGGCGTAAGCCTGGGCGCTGGCAACTCGGCTAAAGACACATAAGTTTCTGTATAGTCTTTAAAAAACTTGGTAAAATGCGTGTACGACAGGGTTATTTTACCGTCCTGAATGAGTTTTTGATGAATATGACTTATGGATAGGCCTTGAGAGAACAGCTGTGATATCTCTTCTATATTTTCTTTAAATTCTTCGTACTTAGTGGACTTAGGTTTAACAAAAGGTTTCCAATATGCGTCAAAAGCACCTTGCAATTTTTTATATAGGCGTTGTGTTGCTCTACAGTCATCAAGCGCATTGTGCGTTTTGAGGTCAGACACATCAATACCCTGCTGCTGACAGGCCACTTCCAATTTTTGCCATTTCCAGGTACCGTAATATTCGTTGAATTCAATCTGAGCGATGTCAGCATATGCTGCTCTCAAATCCCTGCATGGTGGGATAAGTTGCGGCCAGACACGATCAAACGCCTCTGCTGTTTGCCGCATTAACCTAAAGTCAAAATCAGAATTATAGGTCAATATCGACTCTGCACGTTTAATGATCTCAAGAATATGATCATGGTAATCCGCCCAGGTCTTAATGTGTGCCAGGGCACCAAGGGTAATACCATGCACGGCTACAGCCTGTTCTTTTATAAAAACAGATGGTTTGAACCGTTGATTAAAAAGTGTTTGGGCTGTATCTGCGTCGATAATTGCCAGTTCTATAACCTGGTCCTGGCTCTCGGTACCGGTATTTTCTGTACTAAGTATTAATTTCATCTAACCATCGTCTTTCCTTCAAAAACTTTGATAGCCCCGGTATCCAGCGGCCATTATCTCGTTGCCAATCCTGGGACATCTTGTTTTTTCCAATGATTTTTAAAAGTTCTGATGTTTTGGGTATTTCTCCGGCCTGAACAAATTTTTTAAAATTCTTCCAGGCTTGCCATTTTCCGACTTTCCGGGGGTATTGATTCAAAAGAACCTCAAATTGCTTCTTAAGGGGCAAACTATTTAATTCAGCTTCCTGTTGCTGTTTTTCAGCCAGAATCCTTTCCTGCAATACTTTTTGCCTCTGCCGTTGAATTTGATCTTTCAGCGTTTGCTCTTCATTTTTTTTCTTTTGGAGTTTTTCCGAATAAACTTTGAAGACAAGGGTTTTAACGCCAAAAAAAGAAAAATTATCTTTGAGTGTTTGACCGTAATGTTTTTCAATTCGTTGTAATGCGATTTCGTTTGGTACTGACAGAATCACACTCTCGTTCTCGATCTCAGCGTATATGCAGGGAAGATATTTAGCGGCTAAATTCAGTTGATCATTTTCGATGATACGATCTCGGACCTTTGCCCAGGTTGGTGGCTCCTGGTGGCCATGAGTTATAGCTGATTCTGAGGGAGATAGAGAGGGAGTCTCTATATTTAGTCTATCAAAGGTATAATCCGACAAATTGCCGACATTTTGTTGATCCGGGGCATAACAATTCTGGGTGGCATCCTGGCCGCGACCGTCTGACAATTCTTGCTTTGTTTCAGGCTCAATATCTGGGGTCGCTTCCGGCTTATCAGGCTTGGGAGTTTCATTCTTTTTTTGCTGAGATGTTGTTTTACCAACTCTTAATTCCCTGAATTTAACAATTACAGGATGGGCAAGAAAATAATAGACGGTCCGCTTCCAGCCGTTAATTTCTTCTCTTACAGCGTTGATCAGCCTGGCATCTCTAAGAATTTTGATGTGTCTTTCAATGGTTCGGTGGCAGACATTTGTCCGGTTGGCTAATGTTCCCATATTCACGAATGTATGGTCTTTACCAACCGCACATCTTACCATTGCCTTAAAAGTTTTCTCGATCCCTGCCGTCATTTTCCCACCGTCTTTTCTTTCTATTTTCCCAAACCACAAATCAAGATCATTCGCATAACCATGCGAGATTGTGAGATTATTCAACGTGCTCCTTCCTAACCGAAAAAACAAAACACTTCACCGATCGCTTGACAAGACTCTTTTTTCGAGTTATCTTCTAAATTGAGATTATTCAATTTAGAAGATACAAGCTTCTACAGAAGGACCTCTTCGGCGGCAACCGATGAGGTTTTTTTGTTTTAGCGGTTATTTTTCTTTAAAAATCAGTTCACTCTCCATAAAAAAAAATTTATAATAGAGCGTAATGTATTAAAGAAAGAAGTTAAGACGGGCGATCTAGTATATTTTTCCAGACCACCGCTTAGGGAGAGCCCAAATAAAAAAAGGGCTCAGAAGAAAGAAGTCTTCTGAACCCTTAAAGTCTGGGTTGGAGGCGGCTCCCGGATTTGAACCGGGGAATAACGGCTTTGCAGGCCGTCGCCTTACCCCTTGGCTAAGCCGCCTGGTGGAGCGGGAAACGGGATTTGAACCCGCGACTTCGACCTTGGCAAGGTCGCACTCTACCACTGAGTTATTCCCGCTCAGCAACAAGAAGTACTTATAAAGACATGTGCTGCTTTTGTCAATGAAATTTTAACAACATCCTTATTTTTTCAGCACCACAGCCCTATTTATTCTTTTTATTCCAGTCTGCAAGGAAAGATTCAATGCCTTTATCAGTCAAATGATGTGCTGCAAGTTTCTTAAGCACACCATAGGGAATAGTGGCAATATCAGCGCCTATCAGGGCAGACTGCTGAACATGGAGCTGGCTTCTTACGGAAGCCACAATGATCTGGGTATCAAAATCATAATTGGTAAAAATTTGAACAATCTCTTCAATGAGCCCCATACCTTCCTGGGCCAAATCGTCAAGACGGCCTACAAAGGGAGAAACATAGGTTGCACCGGCTTTAGCCGCCATCAGGGCCTGAAGCGCAGAAAACACCAATGTCACATTGGTTTTAATGCCTTCGGCAGATAATGTTTTAACCGCTTTAAGACCTTCCACTGTCATGGGGATTTTCACGGCAATATTGTCGGCAATTTTTACAAGTTCCCGGGCTTCGGAAACCATGCCTTCATACTCAAGGCTGATCACTTCTGCGGAAACAGGACCATCAACAATGTTGCAGATCTGCGCAATGATATCTTTGAATTCACCATCTTCTTTGGCAATCAGGGAAGGATTGGTGGTCACACCATCCACCATACCCATATCATTGGCATCCTTGATCTGTTCAATATTGGCGGTATCAATAAAAAATTTCACGGGTTTCCTCCTTGGCCATGGCAATGACTGCCTGGCTTTCATCAGTTTTAATTTGTTTGGACAGTTCACCCACGGTCAGGCCGTTTACCGGATGAACCAGCTGTTTATCTATGTCGCAAAGGGGTTTCAGCACAAAAAGGCGTTCATGCATTCGGGGATGAGGAATCACAAGCGTTGCTGTGTTCATCACCCTTTGACCATAAAAAATAATATCCAGATCAATCCTGCGGGGACCAAATCTAAAAGGTTTGCCATCCCGGTCCTGCTCTTTTTCAATGGCTTGCAGTACCTCTAAAAGCCGTTCTGGAGAATAAGCCGTCTTGATCTTAATGGCGGCATTCACAAACCACTCCTGGTCCGTATAGTTCTGGGGTGCTGTCTTATAAAACTTTGACAGGGTTTTTATAAAAATCCCTTCTGTTTCCCCAAGGCGTTTAATGGCCATGCCAATGTTGGCAATCTTGTCTCCCACATTGGCACCGATACTTAAATATGCAGGTACAAGGGATAAAGAATCAGGGCAACTCAATATAAAGGGTTTCCGATACCTTACTTTTTATGTCGTCATGCCCCAGGGTCCGAACCCTGAAATAGTAATGAAGCTCCTGATCAAGGGTATATAGAAAACTTGTCCCGGGCATGGGAACTACACCCATGGATTTGAACTTAAAGGGGCATCCTTGGCAGCCATCCAGGGGTTTGGTGGCCATGAATACTTCAAACCCTTCCACCTTTGCCCCGTATTCCTGATCCCGCAAAGAGGCACAAGTCCATGTAAGGGTCAAATCACGATCCTTGAGCGTGTATTTCAAATCTGTGGGGGCAGCAGGGGTCTTATCACTATCGCCCTTAGTCGGGGGGACAGGCGGCCCTTTTTTACCGCATCCCGGCACCGTAAAAAGAATGCCTGCACCCAACAAAACTAAAAAAAGGGATAACAATAGATGCTGAAATGTCCAGTTCAAATGCAAAGCTCCTTTTTTGCCGCATCCACGGCTTCGGATACGTTGTCAAATCCGGTTCCACCATAGGAGTTGCGCCGATCCACCATGGCATCCAGGCTGATAAAATTATAAATATCCTTTTCAATAAGCTCACTGAAGGATTGCAACTCTTCAAGCGTTAATTCGTCCAGCTCTTTACCTTGACCCAGGGCAAAATTTACGGCCTTGCCGGCAATACCATGGGCTGTCCTGAACGCAACACCCTTGTTGACCAGGTAATCAGCAAAATCCGTTGCATTTAAAAACCCTGTCATACAGGCAGTGCGCATCCGATCCTTATGCACATCAATATGAGCAAACATACGGGTGTACACTTCAAGGCAGACCTTTAAGGTATCAACGGTATCAAATAAGGGCTCCTTGTCTTCCTGCATATCCTTGTTATACGCCATGGGCAACGATTTCATGGTGGTCAAGATAGCCATGAGGTTCCCCACCACGCGGCCTGTTTTTCCTCTGACAAGCTCGCACGCATCCGGATTTTTTTTCTGGGGCATAATAGAAGAACCTGTGGTAAAGGCATCGGAAATAGTGATAAATGCAAATTCCGATGTGGACCATAAAATCAATTCCTCGGAGAGCCGGGACAGATGAATCATGCAGATGGAGGCATGGGAAATAAATTCCATGATAAAATCGCGATCAGACACAGCGTCCATGGAATTTTCCGATACACGGGAAAAGCCCAGGACCTGACAGGTATACTCCCGGTCAATGGGAAAAGTGGTGCCGGCCAGTGCAGCGGAGCCAAGGGGCATCACATCCAGACGCTCCAAGGAATCTTCCAAACGCCCCACATCCCGTTTGAACATCTGGTAATAGGCCAGCATGTGATGGGCAAACAATACGGGTTGGGCCCGTTGCAAATGGGTGTATCCGGGCATCACGGTTTTTCTGTTGGCATCGGCAAGGGTCACGATAGCCGCCTGGAAATCCTTGAGCATCTGAATCAGATTTAAGGTTTCTTCCTTAAGATAAATGCGCACATCCAGTGCCACCTGGTCATTACGGCTCCTGCCTGTATGAAGTTTCTTGGCGACGGCGCCACAGACATCACCTAAATTCTCTTCCACATGCATGTGGATATCTTCCAGGGCATCAGTGAAGACCATTTCATGGTTATCAATCCGGGTCTTTACCTTATCCAGGCCCTGGACAAGGGTTTCGGCATCTTCTGATGAGATAATCCCCTGTTTTTCCATCATTTCAAGATGGGCTTGACTGCCTTTTATATCGCTTGCGTAGAGGCGTTTATCCACGTTGATGGACGCATTAAAAGACTCCATCAGCTTATCCGTGGATTCGACAAACCGGCCGCCCCATAATTTTTCACTCATTTAGTTTTCTTCCTATGTAAGTCCTCTTTTTCATTGAGCGCCAAGGCATTTAGCCTATAATTAGGCGCTCTAGAATGGCTTTATGCATATGCCGCTTATTTTCCGCCTGATCCCAGAACGCTGCATTTTCAGCTTCAAGGACGGATTCTGAGAT
This window of the uncultured Desulfobacter sp. genome carries:
- a CDS encoding VirB3 family type IV secretion system protein translates to MRRISIHRSLHRADLIMGIERDLLFPIGIAAGVLIVSSGNRPWQILIGLIILSVGFALARKANKNEPILSKVFRQHVRHKKFYPAKDSPQLPHKSIHYNAMSRKEKGMQSLLQYAVMADNGIILCKNGSFLVGYEITTRDTDSSTDTELENFSTSISASLKNLGDGFTLHFDCIRSPEDYYPDKNENHFPDKITRAIDDERRIYFKKGKHFRTTHYLFITWKPDISAQKMDSFLYTEEKGEHQRKKGDDPGVKALKTFQDNLVEIEDRLSLSFRLQKLKDTFSQNCIYSELLEIINFIVTGERHKIKLPKIPMYLDYLLSSQDVTGGIVPKIADKYISVVAIDGFPAESYPMMLSGLDSLSIPYRFNTRYICMDQWTALQQIENYRKGWSQKIIGFFDKLLNNAKAKPNKDAALMAEDAEEAYLINQSGFVGFGYFSGNIILLNEDKELLQTQTRDIRKVVLSQGFAARVETLNALEGWLGTHPANNYSNLRRIILHSLNLADILPLSTIYAGSAAAPCPFYPPGSPPLMYAATDGATPFRLNLHIGDLGHTLIFGPTGAGKSVLLAMIAAQFRRYKDACIFAFDKGLSMFPLVSASGGTHYHIAGDDSQLAFCPLKYIDTDAEQAWAEDWITTLAKLQKVDIKPEHRTAIHDAVTQIRNSPDQHRTLSNLYHYIQHQELKEAIQHYTNQGAMGKLLDAPADSMTLEKYTVFEIEELMNLGEENLIPVLLYIFHRIEKAFKGQPSILILDEAWIMLGHPVFQQKIREWLKVLRKANCAVVLATQSLSDAKNSGLLDVLSESCPTKIFLPNQDAGKDTQTGLYQGLGLNSTQVQIIAQARPKREYYVTSSLGCRLINLSLSPLALSFAGVSGKEDIAAIKNLINEYGPEWPKQWLNARNIKISKI
- a CDS encoding TrbC/VirB2 family protein, which produces MKKYLPLLMAAFLFFGVITFVDSAFASTISEFETPAETLMETLRGPWAKSVAILMILAAAFVMWFKKDDLDGMTKGFLVVVCIISVLALAEPIIDTLFTFGSGALI
- a CDS encoding conjugal transfer protein TraL, which encodes MAAINMILQGKGGVGKSFTASLLSQYLLDRDQLVGCFDADPVNATLTAYASLKATKIEIMEGDSINSRLFDTMIEKLLQLPDKAFAVIDSGASTFVPLAAYMSENNVAEFLKDSGHNLTLHTLITGGQAEGDTIQGLASLMNGFPDTPITIWVNPFFGQIDFDNHKLAKANWDQGGTAIVLPTYKKETFGYDLELMLKSRLTFAQAINSGKFNIMAKQRLKIARDEIWNILDESGLIIEAQEQQE
- a CDS encoding Rha family transcriptional regulator, which translates into the protein MDMEIEKQNINITEINGKLTVSSMMVAEHFKKRHDNIIRTIQRLEIPEDFNALNFEDVKYIDAKGEERPAFNMTRDGFVLLVMGFTGKRAMAWKIKYIEAFNAMERAQKDKLYLKAALQIPIESDLTILLPTGEFGISSLKLAQEIDQPHNALATKIHYLDIPAAFKAENFIQMSHVADHGPREDGYGITLAGLGMMGQILRSQAARAAQLKAYEQLKAVNSKRIQVETIQLQPVPDATPRFQRTAVPEKKMLALKGLISIWAWIENTSAEKLEAELCAYMQIANLKGITTSSYENAMEYIWSGMNMLQNDFIDLCTEEELQPLRGLFDFMAYYDDRINYESLFNNFKKTHQFEDFTKVSKRDFQKIIMLAWGTMYAMCLGDKSGCCKASCIHNQLKG
- a CDS encoding TraK family protein; translated protein: MNLKPTCKSQYLAVHSEARQLLDQGYTKKTVFDYFVAQEKITMSYKAWVKIVDNYDQKSPFSRKKKTSKARKTIGQSFGSKKGKFSHSNDPYPIENTTNSIMEEKENEEPFNLIKRHQ
- a CDS encoding 3'-5' exonuclease; its protein translation is MKLILSTENTGTESQDQVIELAIIDADTAQTLFNQRFKPSVFIKEQAVAVHGITLGALAHIKTWADYHDHILEIIKRAESILTYNSDFDFRLMRQTAEAFDRVWPQLIPPCRDLRAAYADIAQIEFNEYYGTWKWQKLEVACQQQGIDVSDLKTHNALDDCRATQRLYKKLQGAFDAYWKPFVKPKSTKYEEFKENIEEISQLFSQGLSISHIHQKLIQDGKITLSYTHFTKFFKDYTETYVSLAELPAPRLTPKTGPKSTQDREIEFHANKHEILVLLNKGYSKARIHRMLKKQGKWSTSYANFTEICRQYNVRKHHKLDINKALK
- a CDS encoding transcriptional regulator, whose protein sequence is MNNLTISHGYANDLDLWFGKIERKDGGKMTAGIEKTFKAMVRCAVGKDHTFVNMGTLANRTNVCHRTIERHIKILRDARLINAVREEINGWKRTVYYFLAHPVIVKFRELRVGKTTSQQKKNETPKPDKPEATPDIEPETKQELSDGRGQDATQNCYAPDQQNVGNLSDYTFDRLNIETPSLSPSESAITHGHQEPPTWAKVRDRIIENDQLNLAAKYLPCIYAEIENESVILSVPNEIALQRIEKHYGQTLKDNFSFFGVKTLVFKVYSEKLQKKKNEEQTLKDQIQRQRQKVLQERILAEKQQQEAELNSLPLKKQFEVLLNQYPRKVGKWQAWKNFKKFVQAGEIPKTSELLKIIGKNKMSQDWQRDNGRWIPGLSKFLKERRWLDEINT
- the fsa gene encoding fructose-6-phosphate aldolase; amino-acid sequence: MKFFIDTANIEQIKDANDMGMVDGVTTNPSLIAKEDGEFKDIIAQICNIVDGPVSAEVISLEYEGMVSEARELVKIADNIAVKIPMTVEGLKAVKTLSAEGIKTNVTLVFSALQALMAAKAGATYVSPFVGRLDDLAQEGMGLIEEIVQIFTNYDFDTQIIVASVRSQLHVQQSALIGADIATIPYGVLKKLAAHHLTDKGIESFLADWNKKNK
- the folK gene encoding 2-amino-4-hydroxy-6-hydroxymethyldihydropteridine diphosphokinase codes for the protein MSCPDSLSLVPAYLSIGANVGDKIANIGMAIKRLGETEGIFIKTLSKFYKTAPQNYTDQEWFVNAAIKIKTAYSPERLLEVLQAIEKEQDRDGKPFRFGPRRIDLDIIFYGQRVMNTATLVIPHPRMHERLFVLKPLCDIDKQLVHPVNGLTVGELSKQIKTDESQAVIAMAKEETREIFY
- the argH gene encoding argininosuccinate lyase translates to MSEKLWGGRFVESTDKLMESFNASINVDKRLYASDIKGSQAHLEMMEKQGIISSEDAETLVQGLDKVKTRIDNHEMVFTDALEDIHMHVEENLGDVCGAVAKKLHTGRSRNDQVALDVRIYLKEETLNLIQMLKDFQAAIVTLADANRKTVMPGYTHLQRAQPVLFAHHMLAYYQMFKRDVGRLEDSLERLDVMPLGSAALAGTTFPIDREYTCQVLGFSRVSENSMDAVSDRDFIMEFISHASICMIHLSRLSEELILWSTSEFAFITISDAFTTGSSIMPQKKNPDACELVRGKTGRVVGNLMAILTTMKSLPMAYNKDMQEDKEPLFDTVDTLKVCLEVYTRMFAHIDVHKDRMRTACMTGFLNATDFADYLVNKGVAFRTAHGIAGKAVNFALGQGKELDELTLEELQSFSELIEKDIYNFISLDAMVDRRNSYGGTGFDNVSEAVDAAKKELCI